A stretch of Paenibacillus sp. URB8-2 DNA encodes these proteins:
- a CDS encoding helix-turn-helix domain-containing protein: protein MLKITRSLMKGAFRSLLYRFFFFFLVVSLLIQLINLITYRVNLWYFESELEQNYNKSLSNIADGLNNVFTGIYNSNYLLSLDTDVMQLFSSGFSVDDPSQYAVVSQTIRSLSRISRMGEYVDSVFIYKKNNDLIISDQGTYSAADFFGRKNALEQYPKPFWENYGSQTRPFQILPPSRSSSRNGAYILPIVQTAIAEYRSNDLYVINLKVDPIIESLVSSKLTPNSMLFIVDDSQQLIASTEMNEPREEIRDFVKQFQSSGSHVVRTAVGQRDMLAIQTSTRFVFKNLNMIALVPESDIRDTMKHVKYWGVTLSLIALVLSILLSFLFSRKLYAPIQSLIAKISPSAEPAADEYKVLDREIHRMMDNMDLLSNSLTSISPLALEQWIVRMLRYSRIPGEQEIASFLGKCGITFKHEHFAAALIRTKFTKAFYMDYSNAEQNAYYDKMAGLLKAHTLAEYQSLLVEIESNVFCLLVNLPQDADRHELTSYFETMFSLFRHDEIMHDMFIGMGDIHRGFEGLQESYLEAMKAMWRLSPFENKRLHYYQKEDEESVTILLGTNDDKKIFNLLASVKREELFELLEKVIRNHVSMGLSDFTIKELYMHLFVIGSQVLKHKDKTLPEATYREYIRIILSEHPLSVDGMTEFIYGYFNKIMDTIEPKADKLESLAFKPFIDANYPEDIHLELLADKFHTTPNYMSRLLKKELGQPFNQYLQELRVQKAKELLAGSTMLIQDIWASVGFNNRNTFIRAFRKIEGISPMEYRLQHAPNPEEGGLEETEGE from the coding sequence ATGCTGAAGATTACGCGTTCATTGATGAAGGGGGCTTTTCGGAGTTTACTGTACCGTTTTTTCTTTTTCTTCCTCGTCGTCTCTCTGCTGATTCAATTGATCAACCTGATCACGTATCGGGTCAATTTATGGTATTTCGAATCCGAATTGGAGCAGAATTACAATAAATCTCTGTCCAATATAGCGGACGGCCTGAATAACGTGTTTACGGGCATCTATAACTCCAATTATCTTCTTTCTCTGGATACGGACGTCATGCAGCTGTTCTCCTCCGGTTTCAGTGTCGACGATCCATCCCAATATGCCGTGGTTTCCCAAACCATCCGTTCCCTGAGCCGAATTAGCCGTATGGGCGAATATGTAGACAGCGTATTTATTTATAAAAAGAACAATGATCTCATCATCAGTGATCAGGGAACCTATTCCGCCGCAGATTTTTTTGGGAGAAAAAACGCCCTCGAACAATACCCGAAGCCGTTCTGGGAAAATTACGGGTCACAGACCCGGCCCTTTCAGATTCTCCCGCCTTCCAGGTCGAGCTCGCGGAACGGCGCGTATATCCTTCCGATCGTTCAGACGGCCATTGCCGAATACCGGTCCAATGATTTGTATGTAATCAATCTAAAAGTCGATCCGATTATCGAGTCGCTCGTCAGCTCCAAGCTGACTCCGAACAGTATGCTGTTTATTGTGGATGACAGTCAGCAGCTGATCGCGTCCACCGAAATGAATGAGCCGAGGGAAGAGATTCGGGATTTTGTCAAGCAGTTCCAGTCTTCCGGCTCGCACGTTGTGAGAACGGCGGTAGGGCAGAGGGACATGCTGGCGATTCAGACGAGCACCCGTTTTGTGTTCAAAAACCTGAATATGATCGCCTTGGTTCCCGAATCGGATATCCGCGACACCATGAAGCACGTTAAGTATTGGGGAGTGACGCTGTCGTTGATCGCGCTTGTGCTGTCGATTCTTCTGTCCTTCCTGTTCAGTAGGAAGCTGTATGCGCCGATTCAATCCCTTATTGCCAAAATATCGCCCTCCGCCGAGCCGGCTGCCGATGAGTACAAGGTGCTGGACCGGGAAATTCACCGGATGATGGATAATATGGATCTATTGAGCAATAGTCTGACCTCGATCTCGCCGCTCGCTTTGGAGCAGTGGATCGTGCGGATGCTGCGGTATAGCCGGATTCCGGGTGAACAAGAGATCGCCTCTTTTCTGGGGAAATGCGGAATCACGTTCAAGCACGAGCATTTCGCCGCGGCGCTGATCCGGACCAAATTCACGAAAGCCTTCTATATGGATTACAGTAACGCAGAGCAGAATGCGTATTACGACAAAATGGCAGGCCTGCTCAAGGCGCATACTTTGGCGGAATATCAGAGCCTTTTGGTCGAGATCGAATCGAATGTATTCTGTCTGCTGGTTAATCTTCCACAGGATGCGGACCGGCATGAACTGACGAGTTATTTTGAGACGATGTTCAGTCTGTTCCGCCATGACGAAATCATGCATGATATGTTTATCGGGATGGGGGATATTCACCGGGGCTTCGAAGGACTTCAGGAGTCGTATCTGGAAGCGATGAAAGCGATGTGGCGTCTGTCGCCTTTCGAGAATAAGCGGCTGCACTACTATCAGAAGGAAGATGAAGAGTCGGTAACCATCCTGCTGGGGACGAATGACGATAAAAAAATATTCAACCTGCTGGCGTCTGTCAAGCGGGAGGAGCTGTTCGAGCTGCTGGAGAAGGTCATCCGGAACCATGTGTCGATGGGGCTGAGCGATTTTACGATAAAAGAGCTGTACATGCATCTCTTCGTGATCGGTTCGCAGGTGCTCAAGCATAAGGATAAGACGCTGCCCGAAGCGACGTACCGGGAATATATCCGCATAATCCTGTCCGAGCATCCCCTGTCGGTGGACGGCATGACGGAATTCATTTACGGCTATTTCAACAAAATCATGGATACGATCGAGCCGAAGGCGGACAAGCTGGAATCGCTGGCCTTCAAGCCTTTCATCGACGCCAATTATCCGGAGGATATTCATCTGGAGCTGCTGGCCGACAAGTTCCATACGACTCCGAACTATATGTCCCGTCTGCTGAAGAAGGAGCTCGGGCAACCGTTCAACCAATATTTGCAGGAGCTGCGGGTGCAGAAAGCGAAGGAACTGCTGGCGGGCTCCACAATGCTGATTCAGGACATTTGGGCGTCGGTCGGCTTTAACAACCGAAACACCTTTATCCGCGCTTTCCGCAAAATCGAGGGGATTTCCCCGATGGAATACCGTCTCCAGCATGCGCCGAACCCGGAAGAGGGCGGGCTTGAGGAGACGGAGGGTGAATAG
- a CDS encoding NAD(P)H-dependent oxidoreductase produces the protein MSNRSTPSGSAATLVIVAHPDLDSSRINKRLAAELERRGNVTIHRLYETYQDEKIDVAREQALLTSHDRIVFQFPLFWYSSPSLLKKWMDEVLELGFAHGRGGDKLNGKELLIAISSGGAESMYQAGGFHNYSYSELLRPFQQTANLAGMIYLPPFAVGGIREVTDEQLEKYAADYADYVEGQTALSRKRG, from the coding sequence ATGTCCAACCGTTCCACCCCGTCCGGCAGCGCCGCAACACTCGTAATCGTTGCGCATCCGGATTTGGATTCATCCCGGATTAACAAAAGGCTCGCGGCCGAGCTTGAACGAAGAGGCAACGTTACCATTCACCGGCTGTACGAGACTTATCAGGACGAAAAGATCGACGTCGCCCGCGAGCAGGCGCTGTTGACGTCTCATGACCGTATCGTGTTTCAATTCCCGTTGTTCTGGTACAGCTCGCCTTCCTTGCTGAAAAAATGGATGGATGAAGTACTTGAGCTCGGCTTCGCGCACGGCAGAGGCGGCGATAAGCTGAATGGCAAGGAACTCCTCATTGCCATCTCATCGGGCGGCGCGGAGAGCATGTACCAAGCCGGAGGATTCCATAATTACTCTTACAGCGAGCTGCTGCGGCCGTTCCAGCAGACCGCCAACCTGGCCGGAATGATCTACCTGCCGCCCTTTGCTGTGGGCGGAATTCGCGAAGTGACCGACGAACAGCTCGAGAAGTATGCGGCGGATTACGCCGACTATGTGGAGGGACAAACAGCCCTCTCCCGCAAGCGGGGTTAA
- a CDS encoding ArsR family transcriptional regulator, translating into MDPIEVFKALSNEARLQILEWLKDPKAHFGPQGGVDLIEVGVCVSQITSKLNMTQSTTSQYLSVLQRAGLVHATRLGKWTYYRRDEEAIKEIASYIQHDL; encoded by the coding sequence ATTGACCCCATTGAAGTATTCAAAGCACTGTCTAATGAAGCGCGTCTTCAAATCTTGGAATGGTTAAAAGATCCGAAAGCCCATTTTGGCCCCCAGGGAGGCGTAGATCTTATCGAGGTTGGGGTATGCGTCAGCCAGATTACATCGAAACTGAATATGACCCAATCGACTACATCTCAATATTTATCCGTTCTGCAGCGGGCGGGACTCGTACATGCGACTCGGCTGGGCAAATGGACATATTATAGAAGAGATGAAGAGGCAATCAAAGAAATTGCTTCCTACATTCAGCACGACCTTTAA
- a CDS encoding GntR family transcriptional regulator yields MWIPIQIDEKSPEPLYHQIETQLRSLIISGNLAEGSLLPSIREFAGELKCSVITVRRVYQDLEGEGMLRTRQGTGTFVSHVGDGAREEYRRETVRKALEAAVDAARSVQFGVEELEELFREIVKRKYGEEDKKGE; encoded by the coding sequence TTGTGGATTCCTATACAAATTGATGAAAAAAGCCCCGAGCCGCTGTACCACCAGATTGAGACGCAGCTTCGGTCGCTGATTATCAGCGGCAATCTTGCGGAAGGGTCGCTGCTGCCCTCCATTCGGGAATTTGCGGGGGAGTTGAAGTGCAGCGTGATTACGGTCCGCCGGGTGTATCAGGATCTGGAGGGCGAAGGAATGTTGCGGACGCGGCAGGGAACCGGAACCTTTGTCTCCCATGTCGGAGACGGGGCGAGAGAGGAATACCGGCGGGAGACGGTCCGCAAAGCGCTGGAGGCGGCGGTGGATGCCGCGCGTTCCGTTCAGTTCGGCGTGGAGGAGCTGGAGGAGCTTTTTCGGGAAATTGTAAAGCGCAAATACGGGGAAGAGGATAAAAAGGGGGAGTGA
- a CDS encoding ATP-binding cassette domain-containing protein, with protein sequence MVRLAVEMRNVIKKRRSKTIGPINLELPEGHIIALVGQNGSGKSTLLSMLLKLALPEEGTISWFGDSAEGELPMEIRRSIGYVPESPIHEESHWTPEEAACFRRRWYPDWNPAYFEALLEQFEVPRGIRLGKMSKGERRKFEIAAVLAAGPKLLLLDEPSSGLDPFAWRIMIETFQRYMNERQATIIISTHIVEEVRRLADYIVLLHKGELLGMAEKDALLGAWSEVWVSAADEAELAELATELPEALDLKMQTPGMASMITSRMQDLEKRFSDLGVKMIKNRSLDLEEILSLWTMGHRPELADSKRGD encoded by the coding sequence ATGGTTCGACTGGCGGTGGAGATGCGGAATGTGATCAAGAAAAGGCGCTCCAAAACGATTGGACCGATCAACCTGGAGCTGCCGGAGGGGCATATCATCGCGCTGGTGGGGCAGAACGGTTCGGGAAAAAGCACGCTTCTGAGCATGCTGCTGAAGCTGGCGCTTCCGGAAGAAGGGACCATAAGTTGGTTCGGGGATAGCGCCGAAGGCGAGCTCCCGATGGAGATCCGGCGGAGCATCGGCTATGTGCCGGAATCCCCGATTCATGAGGAGAGCCACTGGACGCCGGAAGAGGCCGCTTGCTTTCGCAGAAGGTGGTACCCGGACTGGAATCCGGCGTATTTTGAGGCGCTGCTAGAGCAATTCGAAGTGCCGCGGGGGATACGGCTCGGCAAAATGTCCAAAGGCGAGCGCCGCAAATTCGAAATCGCCGCCGTTCTTGCCGCCGGACCTAAGCTGCTCCTGCTCGACGAGCCTTCGTCGGGACTGGACCCTTTTGCCTGGCGGATCATGATCGAGACGTTCCAGCGCTATATGAATGAGCGACAGGCCACGATCATCATTTCCACGCATATTGTTGAGGAAGTGCGCCGGCTGGCCGATTATATCGTCCTGCTGCACAAGGGAGAGCTGCTCGGCATGGCCGAAAAAGACGCGCTGCTCGGCGCATGGAGCGAAGTTTGGGTCAGTGCGGCGGATGAAGCGGAACTGGCGGAGCTTGCGACCGAGCTCCCGGAGGCGCTGGACCTGAAAATGCAGACCCCGGGCATGGCGTCGATGATTACCTCGCGGATGCAAGATTTGGAGAAACGCTTTTCGGATTTGGGCGTAAAGATGATCAAGAACCGCAGCCTGGATTTGGAAGAGATTTTGAGTTTGTGGACCATGGGACACCGTCCCGAACTTGCCGATTCAAAGAGAGGAGATTAA